Sequence from the Clostridium butyricum genome:
GGAGCAGGTGCATTTGTTTGTGGCGAGGGAAGCGCACTTACAACATCAATTGAAGGAAGCAGGGGAATGCCCCGTGTAAAGCCACCAAGAACAGTAGAAAAAGGATTATTTGGAAAGCCTACTGTCCTTAATAATGTTGAAACTTTTTGTAATGTTCCACCTATTATTCTTAAAGGAGCTAACTGGTATAAGACTATTGGAACAGAAAATAATTATGGGACAAAAGCCTTTGCCTTAACAGGAAATGTTAAACACACAGGTCTTATTGAAGTGCCAATGGGAACATCGTTAAGAGAAATCGTATTTCGCATTGGAGGAGGTGTTAAAGATGGTGAATTTAAAGCAGTTCAGATTGGAGGACCTTCAGGAGGTTGTCTTTGTGTGAATGCTGGACATCTTGATTTAAAACTTGATTTTGATTCTTTAAAGAAAGTAGGTGCAATGATAGGCAGCGGAGGGCTTGTCGTTATGAATGACAAAAGCTGTATGGTTGAAGTAGCAAGATTTTTTATGAATTTCACTCAAAATGAATCTTGTGGAAAGTGTGTTCCGTGTAGGGAAGGAACAAAAAGAATGCTTGAGATTCTTACAGATATAGTTGAAGGAAGAGGAACAAATGAACATATTAACATGCTTGAAGAGCTTTCAGATACCATTTCAGCTACAGCCCTTTGTGGACTTGGAAAAAGTGCATGTCTACCAGTTAAAAGTACATTAAAATATTTTAAGGAAGAATATACAGCGCATGTAGTGGATAAAAAATGTCCGGGTGGAGTATGTAAAGCTTTAATATCTTATGAAATTAATAAGGATAAATGCAGAGGATGTTCAAAATGTTCGAGAAATTGTCCTGTTCAGGCTATACAAGGAGAAATTAAAAAAACCTTTGAAATTGATAAAGAAAAATGTATTAAATGTGGCCAGTGTATTATAGAATGTCCATTTAATGCAGTAGAAGTAGTCTAGGTGAGGTGGAGGATTTTATGGGGAAATACATGATTATAGATGGAAATCGTGTTGAATTTGATAAGGAAAAGAACATTTTGGATTTAGTAAGAAAAGCAGGAATAGATCTTCCGACATTTTGTTATTATTCAGAATTATCAATTTATGGTGCATGCAGAATGTGTGCAGTTGAAGATGAAAAGGGAAGGATAATTTTTTCGTGTTCGTCGCCTCCAAAGGATAAAATGGTGATTAAGACTAATACACCGAAACTTTATGTCCATAGGAAAATGATACTAGAACTTATTTTAGCATCCCATTGCAGAGATTGTACAGTGTGTAGAAAAAGTGGAAAATGTAGACTTCAGGAACTTGCATTAAGATTTGGAGTTGATAAAATACGATTTAAAAATACAAAGAAAAAGCTCCCAATAGATAATTCTTCAAAGGCCATAGTAATTGATTCTAGCAAATGTATTTTATGTGGAGATTGTGTACGCATGTGTAGTGAAGTTCAAAATGTAGGAGCAATAGATTTTGCATTTAGAGGTTCAAATATGATGGTTAGTCCAGCATTTGGGAAGAACTTGTCTGAAACTAACTGTGTAAGCTGTGGGCAATGTTCTGCAGTATGTCCGACAGGTGCAATTACAATAAAAAGTTGTGTAAAAGACGTATGGAAAGCCATATATGAAAAAGATAAAAGAGTTGTTATGCAGATAGCTCCAGCAGTAAGGGTTGCACTTGGAGAAGAATTTAAAATTAAATCTGGTGAAAATGTAATGGATAAAATAGTTGCAGTAATGAGGAGACTTGGTGTTGATGAAATATATGATACATCAGTTGGAGCAGATTTAACTACACTTGAAGAAAGCAAGGAATTTTTAGAAAAAATAAAATTCGAAAGTGGATGTATTTCTATCAATAATGATTTAAAACATAAAGATTTAGATGTGGTAGACTGCCATAATAAGAATATAGAAAAAGAATTTTTTGAAAATCGTAGAAATATTAGATATCCTTTATTCACATCATGCTGCCCTGCATGGTACAGGTATGCTGAAACTAAACATCCAGAACTTATGCCACATATATCTTCATGTAAATCACCAATGGAAATGTTTGGTGTAGTAATAAAGGAATATTTTAAGGAAAGGGACCTAAAGGAAGGAAGAGAAACCA
This genomic interval carries:
- a CDS encoding [Fe-Fe] hydrogenase large subunit C-terminal domain-containing protein — translated: MGKYMIIDGNRVEFDKEKNILDLVRKAGIDLPTFCYYSELSIYGACRMCAVEDEKGRIIFSCSSPPKDKMVIKTNTPKLYVHRKMILELILASHCRDCTVCRKSGKCRLQELALRFGVDKIRFKNTKKKLPIDNSSKAIVIDSSKCILCGDCVRMCSEVQNVGAIDFAFRGSNMMVSPAFGKNLSETNCVSCGQCSAVCPTGAITIKSCVKDVWKAIYEKDKRVVMQIAPAVRVALGEEFKIKSGENVMDKIVAVMRRLGVDEIYDTSVGADLTTLEESKEFLEKIKFESGCISINNDLKHKDLDVVDCHNKNIEKEFFENRRNIRYPLFTSCCPAWYRYAETKHPELMPHISSCKSPMEMFGVVIKEYFKERDLKEGRETISVAVMPCTAKKAEADREEFTRDHIKDIDYVLTTSELCDMINESGIKFDEVEGESLDTPFSLYSGGGVIFGVTGGVTESVIRTIYEDQSQKGLKDLQFVGMRGMDGVKVCEIEINGLQLKIGIVSGLANAEKIIQSIESGKEHFDFVEVMACNGGCIGGAGQPFGLNKTKIERAKGLYKADKVAQIKRSSENPMMDTIYKDILKNSNDLLHR